Proteins encoded by one window of Pseudochaenichthys georgianus chromosome 9, fPseGeo1.2, whole genome shotgun sequence:
- the LOC117452134 gene encoding junction-mediating and -regulatory protein-like, translated as MSFTMEDNFESGWVAVRPNAFDDKEKHKFVFIVAWNEVEDKFAITCHNRTVQRRSFGRDPLAEATGQDGDKTKWPESPTRDKVWSPSKGVCSPKTKSVMAPAMSPVKIPSVSRDTEVLKPLREDQLSPSLDLLDLEELDSLSREDCSWAGLFSFQDLRSVHQQLCSVNSDLEPCLPVFPEEPAGMWTVLFGMAEVPETETDKLCYSLQRYLSHSLDICGWKILSQVLFTEKDDPDEYYESLSELRQSGYEEALNRATKHLQELLDKHKTIDNMVELLKVYEEEDEAYGGLLEASTQLYQYLLQPFRDMRELAMLRRQQIKISLENDYLGPRRIEALKKEDSDWQKKAQEAVLNIQEFTIKYFEITAKAQKGVYERMKVDQRKFGKSSWTTAVERMERLRYSVAKETLQLQRAREICLEQRKHTLREEMQSLCSSENAMALLDHMETQYYERQLQLYDIQAEILQCEELLLIAQLDSIHRQISERQEEVVYYDTFQSTDDIKQDDPAEREELRRLQVSARQLEARRGRITAKRSYLRNKKEICVSNHTQTQQTHLALHQDSHQVLQLKDEEEEDEERKNSRVSQERQRTLDRLRTFKQRNPGQVILKSIRLRVTRRKGHGRSMEMSSVCEREGRVPSVCVQAQGHPLFLSTSVQTDPSSTLTTQPVTALTASLPPLPVHSPADSYCSPCSLSSLLSSPMSPPPPPPPPPPLPTKEELSPTASPGPQKVKVKMGAAEQLSPLGPFIPRFFDSSQLLSARKKLRKTPEFDSASRRESSPMDEVLASLKRGSFHLRKVDQRALPPSTDDDEPNTILAQIRKGVKLKRIPRTERKDQGELPASTDPLTRSIYEALRRIKEASPESDSDEDGNDSWDS; from the exons ATGTCCTTCACAATGGAGGATAATTTCGAGTCGGGCTGGGTAGCTGTCCGCCCGAACGCCTTTGATGATAAGGAAAAGCACaaatttgtttttattgttgcaTGGAATGAAGTGGAGGACAAATTTGCCATTACGTGTCACAACAGGACGGTGCAGAGGAGAAGCTTTGGTAGGGACCCACTGGCCGAGGCCACTGGCCAGGATGGAGACAAAACAAAATGGCCCGAAAGTCCCACCAGAGATAAAGTCTGGAGTCCAAGCAAAGGAGTCTGCAGCCCTAAAACCAAATCCGTCATGGCACCAGCAATGagtcctgtcaaaatcccttcAGTCAGTCGTGACACTGAGGTGTTAAAACCTCTCAGAGAGGACCAGCTGTCCCCCTCTCTGGACCTCTTGGATCTGGAGGAGCTGGACAGTCTGAGCCGGGAGGACTGCAGCTGGGCCGGGCTTTTCTCCTTCCAGGACCTGCGGTCGGTCCACCAGCAGCTGTGCTCGGTGAACTCGGACCTGGAGCCTTGCCTCCCGGTGTTTCCGGAGGAACCAGCCGGGATGTGGACAGTGCTGTTCGGCATGGCAGAAGTACCCGAGACAGAAACGGATAAGCTTTGTTACAGTTTGCAGAGGTACCTGAGCCACTCACTCGATATCTGTGGATGGAAGATCCTGTCGCAGGTTCTGTTCACGGAAAAAGACGACCCAGATGAGTACTACGAGAGCCTGAGCGAGCTGAGGCAGTCTGGGTACGAAGAGGCACTCAACCGGGCAACAAAACATCTGCAAGAG CTGCTGGACAAGCACAAGACCATTGACAATATGGTGGAGCTGTTGAAGGTTTATGAGGAGGAAGACGAGGCATATGGAGGACTGCTGGAGGCCTCCACCCAGCTGTACCAGTACCTGCTGCAGCCCTTCAGAGACATGAGGGAACTGGCAATGCTACGCAGACAGCAGATCAAG ATTTCCTTGGAGAATGACTACCTGGGGCCGAGGCGGATTGAAGCTCTAAAAAAGGAGGACTCTGACTGGCAGAAAAAAGCTCAAGAGGCCGTCCTCAACATACAGGAGTTTACTATAAAATACTTTGAGATCACGGCCAAAGCCCAGAAAG GGGTGTATGAGCGTATGAAGGTGGACCAGCGCAAGTTTGGTAAATCCTCTTGGACGACTGCGGTGGAGCGCATGGAGAGACTCCGCTACTCTGTGGCAAAGGAAACTCTGCAGCTCCAGAGAGCCCGGGAGATCTGTCTGGAGCAGAGGAAGCACACACTACGAGAGGAG ATGCAGAGTCTGTGTAGCAGTGAGAACGCCATGGCCCTCTTAGACCACATGGAGACACAGTACTATGAGCGGCAGCTGCAACTGTACGACATCCAGGCGGAGATATTACAGTGTGAAGAGCTGCTTCTCATCGCGCAACTAGACAGCATTCACAGGCAGATTTCTG agCGTCAGGAGGAGGTGGTGTACTATGACACCTTTCAAAGTACAGATGATATAAAGCAGGATGATCCTGCCGAGAGGGAAGAGCTGCGCAGACTTCAGGTCAGCGCTCGACAGCTGGAGGCAAGAAGGGGGCGCATCACTGCCAAGCGCTCCTATCTGAGGAACAAAAAG GAGATCTGTGTATCTAATCACACTCAGACACAGCAGACACATCTAGCCCTCCACCAGGACTCCCATCAGGTCTTACAG CTAAAagatgaagaagaggaagacGAGGAGAGGAAGAATAGCAGAGTTAGTCAGGAGAGGCAGAGAACTCTGGACAGACTACGCACTTTCAAGCAG CGGAACCCAGGTCAGGTGATTCTGAAGTCCATCCGGCTGCGCGTCACCAGAAGAAAAGGGCACGGCAGGAGCATGGAGAtgagtagtgtgtgtgagagggaggggcgggTGCCCTCGGTGTGTGTGCAGGCGCAGGGCCACCCGCTGTTTCTCAGCACCAGCGTGCAGACGgaccccagctccaccctcaCCACCCAGCCCGTCACGGCCCTCACAGCCTCCCTCCCTCCGCTGCCTGTGCACAGTCCTGCAGACTCCTACTGCTCCCCCTGCTCCCTGTCCTCCCTACTGTCCTCCCCCAtgtcccctcctcctccccctccaccTCCGCCTCCCCTGCCAACAAAGGAGGAGTTGTCACCTACTGCTAGCCCAGGTCCGCAGAAGGTCAAGGTGAAGATGGGAGCAGCAgaacagctctcccccctcggGCCGTTCATCCCTCGCTTCTTTGACAGCAGCCAACTGTTGAGCGCCCGCAAAAAGCTGAGGAAGACTCCGGAGTTTGACTCTGCCAGCAGAAGAG AGAGCTCGCCCATGGACGAAGTGCTAGCCTCCCTGAAGAGAGGCAGCTTCCATCTGAGGAAGGTCGACCAGCGGGCTCTTCCTCCCTCTACGGACGACGACGAACCCAACACCATCCTGGCTCAGATTCGC
- the cenph gene encoding centromere protein H, with translation MDLSDGKGNLNLMVEAVALNPAADSSNAQKDTPPTDMLRMNQQMSNQCFEMAVQLQAGKSKRSCSTSEAERDLPVYVKELEGVKTLNFNSTLTLHRMQMWHAIGETVKRNYSGAVALKAGNDRCMALCSQIKQCQQESKDLQDEVTEVLKKRLEMKRLIDEKMKEMEDLKSKEEHGITEKYKAAMEKGQENLEKYRKLSVMTQNVLRGIILACRVNWMEDPKLRDIAMTLEDLPFSD, from the exons ATGGACCTGTCTGATGGCAAGGGGAACCTGAACCTCATGGTGGAGGCTGTGGCCCTGAATCCTGCTGCGGACAGCTCCAACGCACAGAAAGACACCCCGCCTACAGACATGCTGAg AATGAATCAACAGATGTCCAACCAGTGCTTTGAGATGGCCGTACAGCTCCAAGCAG GAAAAAGTAAGAGATCATGCAGCACATCTGAAGCTGAAAGAGATTT GCCAGTTTATGTCAAAGAGCTGGAAGGAGTCAAGACCCTTAACTTTAACAGCACGTTAACACTGCACAG AATGCAGATGTGGCACGCTATTGGAGAAACAGTGAAACGGAATTATTCAGGGGCGGT TGCCCTGAAAGCTGGGAATGATCGCTGCATGGCTCTTTGCTCACAAATAAAACAATGTCAGCAA GAGTCAAAAGATCTTCAAGATGAAGTTACCGAAGTACTGAAGAAAAGGCTTG AAATGAAGCGGCTCATTGATGAGAAAATGAAAGAGATGGAAGACTTGAAGTCCAAGGAAGAGCATGGGATTACAGAGAAGTACAAAGCTGCGAtggagaaaggacaggagaacCTGGAGAAATACAGAAAGTTGAGCGTCATGACACAAAACGTCCTCAGG GGCATCATCTTGGCCTGCAGAGTCAACTGGATGGAAGATCCCAAACTTCGAGACATCGCCATGACGCTGGAGGACTTGCCCTTCTCTGActaa
- the LOC117452866 gene encoding betaine--homocysteine S-methyltransferase 1-like isoform X1 has protein sequence MDGVPPGECAVGLVKAGADIVGINCHLDPLTCVRTVKLMKAGLEKAGLKAHLMIQPLGFHTPECNLGGYTSLPEFPFELLLVLCLLHESVTPTALLHRSFPYIYQIQPSSGGMRTLNPLETRAMTRWDIHKYAREAYNAGIRYIGGCCGFEAYHIRAIAEELAAERGFLPPASEKHGLWGAALEMHSKPWVRARARREYWDNLLPASGRPKCPSMATPADE, from the exons ATGGACGGAGTCCCACCTGGAGAGTGTGCTGTCGGGCTGGTCAAAGCAG GAGCGGACATTGTCGGGATAAATTGCCACTTGGATCCTCTGACGTGCGTCCGTACGGTGAAGTTGATGAAAGCAGGATTAGAGAAAGCTGGACTGAAAGCTCATCTCATGATCCAGCCGCTGGGCTTCCACACACCTGAGTGCAACCTGGGGGGATACACCAGCCTTCCTGAGTTCCCCTTTG aactcctgctcgtcctgtgtctccttcatgagtcggtgactcccactgcattgctacacagaagtttcccttacatctACCAGATACAGCCATCTTCAGGTGGCATGAGGACATTGAACC CACTGGAGACCAGAGCAATGACCCGCTGGGACATACATAAATATGCGAGGGAGGCTTACAATGCTGGGATTCGTTATATTGGTGGCTGCTGTGGATTCGAGGCCTACCACATCAGAGCTATAGCAGAAGAGTTGGCCGCAGAGAGAGGATTCCTGCCTCCAGCCTCGGAGAAGCACGGACTGTGGGGAGCTGCTCTGGAGATGCACAGTAAGCCCTGGGTCAGAGCCAG GGCTCGTCGGGAGTACTGGGACAACCTTTTGCCTGCTTCTGGACGTCCAAAATGCCCCTCCATGGCCACACCAGCTGATGAATAA
- the LOC117452866 gene encoding betaine--homocysteine S-methyltransferase 1-like isoform X2, whose translation MDGVPPGECAVGLVKAGADIVGINCHLDPLTCVRTVKLMKAGLEKAGLKAHLMIQPLGFHTPECNLGGYTSLPEFPFALETRAMTRWDIHKYAREAYNAGIRYIGGCCGFEAYHIRAIAEELAAERGFLPPASEKHGLWGAALEMHSKPWVRARARREYWDNLLPASGRPKCPSMATPADE comes from the exons ATGGACGGAGTCCCACCTGGAGAGTGTGCTGTCGGGCTGGTCAAAGCAG GAGCGGACATTGTCGGGATAAATTGCCACTTGGATCCTCTGACGTGCGTCCGTACGGTGAAGTTGATGAAAGCAGGATTAGAGAAAGCTGGACTGAAAGCTCATCTCATGATCCAGCCGCTGGGCTTCCACACACCTGAGTGCAACCTGGGGGGATACACCAGCCTTCCTGAGTTCCCCTTTG CACTGGAGACCAGAGCAATGACCCGCTGGGACATACATAAATATGCGAGGGAGGCTTACAATGCTGGGATTCGTTATATTGGTGGCTGCTGTGGATTCGAGGCCTACCACATCAGAGCTATAGCAGAAGAGTTGGCCGCAGAGAGAGGATTCCTGCCTCCAGCCTCGGAGAAGCACGGACTGTGGGGAGCTGCTCTGGAGATGCACAGTAAGCCCTGGGTCAGAGCCAG GGCTCGTCGGGAGTACTGGGACAACCTTTTGCCTGCTTCTGGACGTCCAAAATGCCCCTCCATGGCCACACCAGCTGATGAATAA